The DNA window CTCACACACTCTCTAGCCTTTGTTTGAGTCAGTCTCCTACCGTCCCAAATCCCACAAGGATCACAGATGTGTCCTGTTGTCCCTAACATTGTCTAATTTCTGGGCTCCGAGGTCATGTCTGCTCATGCCTATGAGGAAGGCTGACTGATGTCTCTTCTCATCCCCTAATTAATGTACATGCGTAATGTGTCCCTCAAACAGTGTAGCCCGCATTCCCGAAAGAACTTTGTATCGACAGAGCCTGCCCCTCTTAGCCAAGCTTCGACCTCAGGTGGACAAGTCCATTAGAAAGAGAGAGCCTAAAAAAAAGTCTCTCACTTTCACAGGAGGGGCCAAACAGCACCTACCTCTAATGACTGTCTACAGAGTGTGTTCACATCTATaacatagtttctttttttactacatctgtctgtttgtttgggaAGCATCAAATATACCAAAGCTAGAAATCAGTGTCTTGTTTCCCAGGGTCCCAAGATCGTCAGGCTTGGGGACAAGCATTTTACCCATTGAGCTGTCTTACTGGCCCTATATTGCCTTTTGAAAGTTTATTTCAATTCTGTAATTATTAGGTACagcatatttttattcattttattatgtcTTTAATAATAAAGTCtaaattttgtctttatttaGAAGAACCTTTGAAACTATTAATATCAACATTCCTCAGATCCTTTTAACAGGAAGTTACTTCAGAGAGCCATCTTCATGGGGCTGTGTGAGCTGTAGGCATGCCCAGCCCTTAGGGAGCTCTGAGGCCTGGGCCCTTCACGGAGCTGGGGTGGGTTCCCTGCATCTCTCCTGAGGAAGCTTAGACAGTGAAAATCTGTGCGGGTTTAGAAGCTCAGGTCAGCACCTGGGCCACAACTCTTGGCTGTGGGAGacacattttcagtgtttttctttgTTCCATCTATCCCCAGAAGTTCTGAACACGTAACATTCAGCTGGGGAAAATAGAAAGAGTTTCTAAGCCAGAAGCATGCATGTAATAATTCAGGTCTGAACCTTAGCTGTCACAGCTTTCAGGGGTTTGGGATCTTCTGACGCTGCCAAGGTAGCCTGGACTGGACTCTAAACGTTGACGTTCTGATGCTGGCCCAGAACAGTCGTCAGACATACCGTCTGTTGCAGTGTTGATGGTTATGTGTCCTACCATGACAGTGTGCTCTGATCTTTTCTGTCTAGGTCGAACTGGAAGGTACACCCTTATagagaaatggagagacactGAACGTCACTTGGCACCACATGAAAACCCCATTGTGTCCTTGAACAAGTGGGGGCAGTATGCTAGTGATGTGCAGCTCATCTTGCGTCGGACTGGGCCATCTCTCAGTGAGCGACCCACCTCAGACAGTGTGGCCCGCATTCCCGAAAGAACTTTGTATCGACAGAGCCTGCCCCCTTTAGCCAAGCTTCGGCCTCAGGTAGACAAGTCCATCAGAAGGAGAGAGCCTAAAAGAAAATCTCTCACCTTCACAGGAGGGGCCAAAGGGCTGACGGACATATTTGGAAAAGGTAAAGAGACTGAGTTTAGGCAGAAGGTGCTGAGTAactgcagggcaacagcagaggAGCTGACAAGGCTGATCCGGCTGCAGACGGGGAAGCTGCAGGCCATCGAGAAGCAGCTGGAGTCCAGTGAGGCAGAGATTCGATTCTGGGAGCAGAAGTACAGCTGTAGTCTGGAAGAAGAGATTGTCCGCCTAGAGCAAAGGATCAAGAGAAATGACGTGGAGATCGAGGAGGAAGAGTTCTGGGAAAACGAATTACAGATCGAGCAGGAGAACGAGAAGCAGCTGCAGGATCAGCTGGAGGAGATGAGGCAGAAAGTAGCCGACTGCGAAGGCAGGCTAAAGGACTACCTGGCCCAAATCCACACGATGGAGAGTGGTCTCCAGGCAGAAAAACTGCACCGGGAAGTTCAGGAGGCACAGGTCAACGAGGAGGAGGTGAAAGGAAAGATCGAAAAGGTCAAGGGGGAGGTGGACCTTCAAGGACAACAGAGCCTACGCCTGGAGAACGGAATTAGAGCGGTGGCGAGGTCTCTGGGGCAGGCCACCAAGAGGTTACAGGTAAGCCCCATAGTCAGCAGGGTCCCACAGCCTAAAAGGGGACATTAGCTATGGGGAcccagagatggctctgcagctcAGGCCTGCTTGTCACAGGGTTAAAACCTTAGACTGAGAATTTTATGAGGATCTTGCTTTCCTCATGTTATAAAATGATTATTAGTGGATAAATCTCCAACATCTTAGCAAAACTAAGAACTCTTAACTCTTGTGAACCAAATTGCTACTAATTTGCAGTCGGTTATAAAGTGTACAAGAAGGAAATCTGTGACCAGATCAGCAGACTGTAGCACCTGGGTACATTGAAACTGCGCACTTGTCACATATTTCGTATGTCAGAGTGAGAATATGCATTTCATAAGTCTGTGGCACTGTCCAGAGGGAAACTTCATGTGTAAGAGGTTGGGATGGCACTGTCTTTGGCCACTGTGTCCACATAAACCAGGTGTGTCAAACTCGTCCTTCTGAAAGTGggtcccatcccccatccccagaACAGCCCTGCCTGCCCAGCGCGTTATAGAGTAACCGGTGTTTTCCAACCAGGACAAGGAGCAGGAGCTGGAGCAGTTGACCAAAGAGCTGCGGCAGGTCAACCTCCAGCAGTTCATCCAGCAGACAGGGACCAAGGTCACTGTGCTGCCGGCCGAGCCCACTGAAATCGAGGCCTCGCAGGCAGACATAGAGACAGGTAAGGCCCTGAATAGCATCCTTGTTTCTGAGGGAAATGGTAATATTTGGGTAATCTGCTCACTACGATGGCCATGTTGTTTATTTTAGACGGCTTCTTTATGGGCCTGTTTAccaacacacagaaatacacatatgaGTGTTGGCTGTGTTAATTTGCATCCTAGAGT is part of the Rattus norvegicus strain BN/NHsdMcwi chromosome 4, GRCr8, whole genome shotgun sequence genome and encodes:
- the Rassf8 gene encoding ras association domain-containing protein 8 isoform X1, encoding MELKVWVDGVQRIVCGVTEVTTCQEVVIALAQAIGRTGRYTLIEKWRDTERHLAPHENPIVSLNKWGQYASDVQLILRRTGPSLSERPTSDSVARIPERTLYRQSLPPLAKLRPQVDKSIRRREPKRKSLTFTGGAKGLTDIFGKGKETEFRQKVLSNCRATAEELTRLIRLQTGKLQAIEKQLESSEAEIRFWEQKYSCSLEEEIVRLEQRIKRNDVEIEEEEFWENELQIEQENEKQLQDQLEEMRQKVADCEGRLKDYLAQIHTMESGLQAEKLHREVQEAQVNEEEVKGKIEKVKGEVDLQGQQSLRLENGIRAVARSLGQATKRLQDKEQELEQLTKELRQVNLQQFIQQTGTKVTVLPAEPTEIEASQADIETEAPFPSGSLKRPGSSRQLPSNLRILQNPVSSGFNPEGIYV